The DNA sequence AAGGAGGAGTTCTTCCACCGGGTGAGGTATGCGAACGAGAACTTCAGCAGCCTCGGCCCCGGATGGAGAACCGACCGCGGCATGATCTACATCCAGTACGGTCCGCCGGATCAGGTCGAGAGTTTCCCCCACAACATCGACGGTCCGCCTTACGAGATCTGGACCTACTACGCAGAGAGCAAACGCTTCGTCTTCGTGGACTACGACGGTTTCGGGCGCTACGAGCTCCACACGCCGGGCCGTTTTCGCTGAGATGAAGTCGCGGCGGGCGGAATGCAGGATCGTCGCCGTCCCGGTCCTGGAGTTGCGACGGCGCCCGGATCACCGCTCCGAGTGCGTGACGGAGTGTCTCATGGGCTCTCGTCTCCTCGTCGAGCGTTCCTCGCTGGACGGCCGGTGGCTCCACGTCCTCGCCCCGGATGGGTACCGAGCCTGGGCGCGC is a window from the Candidatus Eisenbacteria bacterium genome containing:
- a CDS encoding GWxTD domain-containing protein; amino-acid sequence: MDETMVSLDHNPEESIALIRYIASVEEIALLEDADPAVRGKAWDEFWRKRDPTPGTDVNEFKEEFFHRVRYANENFSSLGPGWRTDRGMIYIQYGPPDQVESFPHNIDGPPYEIWTYYAESKRFVFVDYDGFGRYELHTPGRFR